Within Vannielia litorea, the genomic segment GGAAGGGCTTGAGTTCGTGCCCGACGGGACCGAGGGCTATGCCAAGGCCGAGGTGACGGCGGGGGGTGTTTCGACCGCCGAGCTTTCAAGCAAGACGATGGAGGCGAAGGCGGTGCCGGGGCTCCATTTCATTGGCGAGGCGGTGGATGTGACGGGCTGGCTGGGGGGCTACAACTTTCAATGGGCCTGGGCGAGTGGCGTGGCGGCGGGGCAGGCGGTGGCCGCGCGCTAGCCCCGGTGTGACATGCCGTGCCAAGGCTTGCGCCGCCGGGCCGGGTGATTCACGGTTGCGGGAGCCGCCCGGAAGGAGTGCTCGATGGACATCAACCTGATCCGCACCTTCCTGGAGGTGGCCGCCACCGGCTCCTTCGTGAACGCCAGCGAACGGCTTTTCGTGACGCAATCGGCGGTCAGCCTGCGGATTCAGCGGCTGGAGGACTCGCTGGGCAAGCCGCTGTTCACCCGCTCGAAGGCCGGTGCGGAGCTGACCCCGGCGGGGCGGGAGTTCGAGCGCTATGCCCTCTCGCTGATCAAGATCTGGGAGGAGGCGCGCCAGCAGATCGGGGTGCCGGAGGGCTACTCCAAGTCGATCACCGTGGGCGCGCAATACTCGCTCTGGCCAAGGCTCGGGTTTCGCTGGCTGGACCGGATGCAGGCCGACATGCCCACGCTCAACGTGCGGGCCGAGCTGGGAATGCCCGACCGGCTCACGCGGTTCCTGGTGGAGGGCGTGGTGCAGGCGGCGCTGATGTACACGCCGCAGCTGCGCCCCGGCCTGAGCGCGCGGCTGGTGATGGAGGAAGACCTCGTGCTCGTCGCCTCCTGGGAGGCGGAAATGGAAGATATTGCCAAGGATTACGTTTTTGTCGACTGGGGGCCGGAGTTCGTGCACGCCCATGCGCTGGAGCTTCCCGACCTGACGAACCCCGGCATCACGCTGTCGCTGGGCGCGATGGCGGCGGACTATATCGCCCAGCGGCACAAGGCGGCCTACCTGCCTGCACGCTACATCAAGCGATTCCTCGACGAGGGGCGGCTGCACCTCGTTCCGAACGCGCCGACCTTTCCCTACCCGGTCTGGGTGATCTGGCGCGACGACCTCGACGACGACATTCACGCCGTCGCCGAGGCGGCACTTGTTGCGGTTACGACACAGTTGGATGCCGATCAGGATGCGGTCCTCGAGACGCTGGCCGGCATGAACAACGGCCAGGGCGTGGGAATTCTCGGGAATCATTGAAGATTATTTTCACATGAGCGAATCTCGTTTCATGCATGATTATTCCGAACTTCACTCACGAATCGCGGTTGCCTAAGTCCCGTTCCAGCAGAAATGCTCCCCTCCGCTGCGGATGGGAAACATGATCCTGGAAAGGAAAACACATGGAAAAAGCAACGAAACTCGGTGCTGGCATCGTCACCCTGGTCGCGGCGCTCTCCGCGACTTCCGCGTTTGCCCAGGACCTCGTCGGTGGCACCTCTGTCGCCGCCGAGCGCAACGAAGATCTGATCGAGGCGATCGAGGATGACGCCGAGCGCGATATCGACCGGTTCGGCAACGAAGGCCGCCCGCAGGGCTTTACCGGCTCCTTCGCGCTGCGCGGCATCGCCTCCTCGGGCAACACTGACAGCCTCGACCTCGGCGTCGGCACCGACCTCGGCTACGTTTGGGGCCAGAACGGCCTCGAGCTGAACCTCAGCTACGCATATGGCGAAGATGAGGGCGTGAAGACCGAAGAGAGCATGTTCTACGGGCTCGAGTACACCCGCGACTTCACCCCCAACACCTTCGGTTTTGCCAAGGTGCAGGGCTCGGTCGACGAGTTCTCGTCCTACAAGACCGACACCTTCGCCAGCTTCGGCGTGGGCTACCGGATCTTCAACGACGACACCCGCCAGTGGTCGATCCAGGCCGGTCCGGGCTACCGTTTCGCCGAGCTGAACGACCTCACCTCGGGTGACGTGGACGAGGCCGCCTTCGGGATCTCCTCGGACTATGCCCACAAGCTGACCGAGACGCTCTACCTGACCATGGACACCGACGTGATCACCTCGGAGTCCGACACGGTGGTGTTCAACGACCTCGCCCTCAGCGTGGCCGTCTCCAAGGCCCTCGCCCTGCGGACCTCGGTGCTCACCGAGTACCACAGCGATCCGCTGCCGGGCTTCGACGACACCGACAACACCTTCGGCGTGTCGCTGGTCTACTCGTTCAACTGAGCCACGATTTCCCTCGTGCATTGACGGAAGGGGGCGGAGCAATCCGCCCCTTTTTTGCCTGTGCGGCACCGTGGCGGCGGCCCCGCGCCCCTGCTTCCGCCGGGCCGGGGATCTGCTTAGGCTGCGCCTGAAGAGGCAACGAAGAGGAGCCCGCATGACGGAAAGAAGGCTTTACCTTGGCCCGCTTACGGACAGCCGGCGGTGGGAGGCGGTGGCGATCCGCCCGGATGACGTGATCGTGGTGACGCCGCCCAAGTGCGGAACGACCTGGATGCAGACGATCATCGCGCTGCTCCTGTCAGGTGATCCGGAGGTCGAGACAGAGCTCTCGATCCGGATGCCCTGGGTCGACATCCGCTTGCGTGATCTCGCGGAGGTGGCGGCGCGGCTGGAGGGCATGGCCCATCGGCGCAGCATGAAGAGCCACACGCCGATCGACGGGCTGCCGCTGGACGATCGTGCGCAGTATATCGCCGTGTTCCGGCACCCGCTGGATGCGCATTTCTCGTTTCGCGCCCACCTGCACAACACGCCGCTGCGCTGGTTCGATCATTGGTATCCCGAGCCCGACCCGGAGGGGGTGACCTTTCGGCGGTTTCTCGACGGCGGCCCGGAGGGGTTTGACGCCGACGCGATGCCGCTGGCCCACATCCTGCGGCATTACGAGGCGGCCCGGGCCGTGGCGGACCGGCCCAACGTGGCGCTTTTTCACTACGCCGACATGCAGCGCGACCTTGCGGGCACCTTCGCCCGGGTGGCGGGGCTGCTGGGGGTGTCACATTCGGAAGAGGTGATGGCCCGGCTGGTGCGGCAGGCCACCTTCGACAACATGAAGGCGAACGCCGAGCGATTCTGCCCGTCGGGCGGCAAGGGGTTCTTCCGGTCGGACGCGGGGTTCTTCGACAGCGGGACGAGCGGCAAGTGGCAGGGTGTGCTGACCGAGGCGGAGCTGGCGGCCTACGACGCGCGCATGGAGGCAGAGCTGGCGCCGGGGGCGCGGGCGTGGCTGGAGTTCGGCGACGGCGACGGCGACGGCGACGGCGACGGCGACGGCGACAGCGACGGCGAGGCGGGCACGGCGGCGCGCTGAGGGCGGTCAGAGCGCCTTCATCAGCAGGACGAGGGCCGAGAGCGTCGCCAGCCCCAGCGCCCAGGGGCGGATCGAGCCGCGCTCGAAGCGCGCGACGAGCGGGCGTACGGCCAGCAGGGTCAGCGGGACGAGCGGCCCGAGGGAGGCGGCCAGCGCGATCTGGGGGGCGCGCATCAGCCCGGCCAGCGCGAGCGCGCCGATCGAGACAATCATCCCGAAGCCGAAGAAGGCGTTTTGCGTTGCCGCCGACCGGCGCGCCTCCACCCCGGAGTAGAGAAGGGCCATTGGCGGCGCGCCGATCCCCGTCAGCGTGCCCATGACCCCGGCGGCCACCCCGGCGCCGAACAGGGTTTTCGGCGTGATGGCGATGGAGAGGCCGGCGAGGGTGAGGGCGACGGCCAGAAGCACGACGAGCGCGATGATGACGGGGAGCAGGGCGGTGCCGACGACTGCGGTGGCAATGAACGCGGCAAAGACTGCGCCGAGCAGGCGACCGGCGAACCCGGGCGGCAGATCGGCGCGCACCACGGCATCGCGTGTGCCGAGAAACGAGCCGACGCCCGACAGCATCCCGAGCAGCAGGATCGTGCCCGGCACCCATTCGGGCGCGACGATCGTCATGGTGGGCGCGGCGATCATCCCGAAGCCCGCGCCGGCGAGCTTTTGGATCACCGTGCCGCAGATCACCGCCAGGGCGCAGACGAGCCAGGGCAGGAGGGGCGGAAGAAGCTGGGTGATGTCGAAGGCCAAGAGGAGAGGGCCGCCGGGTTGGAAAGCCCGCATGGGCCGGGTGAAGGGGGAGGCGGGCCGCCGGTGGCCCTAGTCGAAGGTGCCGGAGACCTTGCCCAGAAGCATGAAGGCCCGCGCGGTGCGGGTTTCGGACACGGCGAGGATCTCGGTGTCGGAGGCGGTCTCGGAGAAGGCGGCGAAGGTCTGGTCGAACTTGCGCAGGAAGTGGTGGGCGGCGTCGCGGAAGATCGGGTCGGCGCGCATCCGGCCGGAGGTGAGCGCGAGGCAGGAGCGGTCGCGGACGCCGTCCATGCCGGCGATCTCCTCGCCGCGCTTGCCGGCGCCGAACTTGCGCCAGATGGCGGGGCGCGCGGGCTCGGGCGAGAGGTCATCCATGTAGATGCCGTCTTCGGAGAGCAGGGTGAGCACGTCCTGCGCCGAGTGGATCAGCCCCGAGATCTTGGGGTCACGCAGCGCCTTGCGGAGCGCGGCGAACCCGGCCTTGTCCTTCTCGTTCTCGGGGAAGTTCAGCGCACGGATGAACTCCTCGACCGAGATTGGCGCGGCGCCCGTCACCGCCGGGGTGCCGAGGTCGAAGGCGGGCTGGGATTCGGTCTCGGGGGCAGGTTCGGGGCGCGAGAGCGCGGGCTTGCCGGGCAGCGGCACCTCGGCGGCCAGACCGGCACGGGAGGCGATGCGCGCCAGCGCGGCCTCGGAGTTGCGCTGGGCGGTGACAAGCTCCTCGAGCTTGCGCTCGATGGCTCCGGCGCGGGGGTCGGGGCGCTCGCCCTGGGCCCTGCTCACGTAGCTGGAGCGCAGCGCATCGACGGCGGCGGTGAGCCGCGCGCTCTCTTCGCGCATGATCCGGGCATTGCGGGCCGCGGAGATGCCGACCCAGATCAGCGCCACCGGCATGAACACCGCAAACAGGGTCATGGTGAAGACGATCGGGTCGAAATCGGCCTCGCCCTCGGGGATCAGGAGAAAGAAGCCGCCGACCAGCACGCCCCAGAGCAGGGTGAGCCCGATGCCGATGAACTCCGCGGCACCCACGCCGCGATCCGGCGCACCGTTGCCCTGAACGGAGCGGATCGGCGCGGGCGCCAGGCGCATCGGCGGATGCGTCTGCTCGCTGCTGCTATGGTCGGCCTCGCTCACTTTGGCCAGGCTCCTGTCAGACGTATTTCACGCTCAGCACTTCGTAGCTCTTTTCGCCCCCGGGCGTGCGGACCTCGACGGAGTCGCCCTCGTCCTTGCCGATCAGGGCGCGCGCAATGGGCGACTTGATGTTCAGCAGGCCGCGCTCGATGTCGGCCTCGTGCTCGCCGACGATCTGCCAGGTCTTCTCCTCCTCGGTGTCCTCGTCGACCACCGTGACCGTCGCGCCGAACTTGATGGGTCCGGAGAGCCGGGCCGGGTCGATCACCTCGGCCAGCGACAGCACGCCCTCGATCTCCTTGATCCGCCCTTCGATGAAGCTCTGCTTTTCCTTGGCGGAATGATACTCGGCATTCTCCGAGAGATCGCCATGCTCGCGGGCTTCCGCGATCGCCTTGATGATCGCCGGACGCTCAACGGACTTGAGCTTTTTCAGTTCGGTATCGAGCGCGGTATGGCCCGCGCGGGTCATCGGTATCTTGTCCATCTGCTCGGCGGAACTTTCACTGGGAGAAAGGGCAACACTCGGGGTGTTAACTCAATCGGGGAAGGGAAAGTCAAGTAGGGCGCGGGGCGGCGCGCGGCCCCGAGCGGTCTGAAACACTTGACCGTGGGGAAGCGGCCTGCCAGCCTTCGATCCGTTGAACCAAGTCATTCTGACGGAGATATTGCCATGAAGCGCATCCTTGCGGCCCTTGCCCTTTCGACCAGCCTTGCCCTGCCGGCTGCCGCCAACCTGCCCTCGGGCGGCCTTGGCGGGTTTTCCCTCAGTCCCGACGGGGCCACGCTGCTGGCGGGCGGCGACAACCGGGTGATCTACGTGATCGACACCGCCACCTTCGAGGTGAAGGACCGGATCTGGAGCCCGTCAATGCCGGTGTGGATGGACCACTCGGCCGATGGCTCGCTGGTGTATGTGCTCGACAGCGACGACGTGCTGACCGCCTATGCCGCCGCCGACATGAGCAAGAAATGGGCGATCGACCGGGTGCGCGACATGGTGTTTCGGCCCGAGGCCAACCGGATCGTGCAATGGCGCGGGGCGTCGGGCGGCACCGAGATCACGGTGATCGACGCGGCCTCGGGCGCCCAGACCAAGACCATCGCCACCCCCGAGGGCACCAACATCGACAGCGCGGGGCTCAGCGACGACGGCGCGATGCTCTACGCGATCACCCGGCAGGACAAGACCGAGGAGGAGACCAAGGAGCAGCCCGGCGACGACGTGAAGGGGCTCGACAAGGAGATCTTCCGCAAGAAGCACGACGGCTACATGGCGCAGCTCCTGACCGTCGATCTGGAGGCGGGCACCACCGCGGCCACGCCGAGCTGGTACAGCGCCTCGAACTTCGATGACGTGCGCAAGGTGGGGGAGCAGGTGTTTTACCTCAAGCCCGGCAGCGACCCGATGGTGGCGGATGCGGCCGGCGAGGTGACCATGCTCGACCTCCAGCGCGCCAATGGCGACTACGTGGAGATCAGCCCCGATGCGACCGAGATCGTGGCGGGCGACGGCGGCAAGGTGAGCTTCATCCCGGTGACCGGCGGCGCGCCGCTGACCATCGGCGTGGAGGACCTGCCCGGCTGGTTCGAGAAGACCCAAGGCTTCGAATACCTGCCCGATGGCCGCGTGGTGGCGGTGACAGACGGCTGGCGGATCGTGGTGATCGACAGGGCGGCGGGCAGCGCCACGGCCTACCCGGTGTACTGACGCCCGCTGCGGGGGAGGGTGGGCCGATTGCCCACCCGACGGGGCGGTGTCGCGGGCTGCGGCACCGTCAGCCTTGAAATCGCCCCGCGAAGCCCGTAGATGGCCCCGGACGAACCCCGAGGAAAGAGCACCCCATGGCCCGCGCCAATCCGCTACAGTTCATCCAGCAGGTCCGCACCGAGGTGGGCAAGGTCGTATGGCCGACCCGCCGCGAGGTGGTGCTGACCACGGTGATGGTGTTCATCATGGCGATCCTCACCGGCGCCTTCTTCTTCCTGGTCGACTGGCTGATCCGCTCGGGGCTGACCACGATCCTGGGGCTGTTCGGCTGAGCGATCGGTGGGCAGATTGCCCACCCTACTTGAAATCGCCCGGCGGTCGGAGTATCCCGCCTTCATTCCCCGAAAACATGGCGCGCCCGAATCGACGGCGCGCCCGTTTTTTATCGGGGAGCTGGATTGACGCGCCCCGGCACGGGGCCAGAGACAAGCAGGTTTGACATGGCGAAACGGTGGTATTCGGTGGCGGTGCTCTCCAACTTCGAGAAGAAGGTGGCAGAGCAGATCCGCACCGACGCGGAGGCCGCGGGCCTCACCGGCGAGATCGAGGAAGTGCTGGTGCCGACCGAGGAGGTCATCGAGGTGCGCCGGGGCAAGAAGGTGACCGCCGAGCGGCGCTTCATGCCGGGCTACGTGCTGGTGCGGATGGACATGAGCGATGCGGGCTATCACCTGATCACCTCGATCAACCGGGTCACGGGTTTTCTGGGGCCGCAGGGCCGGCCGATGCCGATGCGCGATGCCGAGGTCGAGGCGATCCTGGGCCGCGTGGAAGAGAGCGATGCCGCGCCGCGCAGCCTGATCACCTTCGAGGTGGGCGAGAACGTGAACGTGACCGACGGTCCGTTCGAGGGCTTCTCGGGCAACGTGGAAGAGGTCGACGACGACAACCAGCGCCTGAAGGTGACGGTGTCGATCTTCGGTCGGGCCACGCCGGTGGAGCTGGAGTTCACCCAGGTGACCAAGCAGGCCTGACACAGGGCCGCCGGGCCGCGCGCCCGCTGACAGCAGTTCGGGCCGCTCCCCTGGGGGCGGCCCTTTTCGTTGGGGACGGGTGCCGGGAGGGCCGGGTCAGGCCCTGGCCGGATCTGCCCGCGAGATGGCGGTGAAGCCGCCGTAGCTGGTGCCGGAGACGGCCTCGCGGATGACCGCTTCGGCGCGGTCGGCGTCGGCCACGGAAAAGCCGATCCAGAGGGCGCCGGACGAGGTGCCGGAGGGCATCTCCTGCGGGCCGGTGGAGCGGCCCAGCTCGGCCATCTCCAGCGAGGCCTCGATCAGCACCATGGCCTCCTCGCAGAACTCGCGGGGCGTGGTGCGCCCCGAGGTGGCGCCGCGGATGTCGTCGAGCCGGTAGCTGACCGCCAGCCAGGCGTCGGCGGGGCGGGCGGCCTCGAAGGTTTCGGTGTCCGTGTGGATCATGTCTCTTGCTCCACTTTCACGATTGTCGCGCTGTTAACCACATTACGCCCGGTCGCGGCGGGACAACGACCCGATCGCGGCTTTATTGTGGCAGCCTGGCGCGGTCGGCTCAGGGGCCGGCGGCCCAGGCCAGCGCGGCGTCGCGCGCCCGGTCCTGCCCTCTCGCCAGCTCGTCGGCGGTGCTGAAGGGGGTCGGGTGGGGGACCATCGTGCCTGCGGCGACGAGGTGGCGGGCGATGATCGGGGGCGTGCTGGCGTGGGGCGTGCCGCTGTGCCAGTCGTGCAGGGCATCCGACCAGCGCAGGGCGGCGCCGCTCTCGGGCAGCACTTCGAGATCGCCCTCGGCGTGAAAGCGGGTGACATCGCCCATCGGCTCGCCCATCAGCCGGCCTGTCCCGGGCAGGCGGTGCAGGGCGCGGCAGGCGAAGACAAGCGCGGCGGAGAAGGTGAACTTGTCGACCAGGACGACAAAGCGTGGGCCGCGCCATCCGCTGCGCAAGGCCTCGAGCAGGGTCTCTGCCTTCAGGAAATCGCCGCCCGGGTTGCCGCGGATGTCGATCAGCAAGGGCGCGTCGGGCCGGGCAAGGGCCGCGTTGGCGGCGTTGCGCAGGGCGACTTCCAGCACGCCGGGTTCGGGGACGTGGAATTCGGGGAGCCGGACCTGAACGGCGCGGGGCAGGTGCTGCACCTCGGCGAGCCCGGGGGCGTCGCGGGTGGCGGCGAGGCCGCCGTGCTCGCGGGCGGGATAGAGCGTGAGCGCCGGGACGCGGCGGGCCGGGTCGGGGGTGAGAGGGCCGGTGGAGAGGGTGTAGCGCGGCGGATCCTCGACGCCGAGCCGGGCGAGGGCCTCCGGCCAGGCCAGCAGCAGGGGCGCGAGCGCGCGCTGGCGGAACGGCGGGCCGGGGATGAAGGGGCGGGCGGCCTGGAGCAGGGCCTCCACGGGGCGGTCGTTGATTGCCTCGAGCCGGGCGGGGGAGCCGGTGCCCTCGGTCAGCCAGACCTCGGAGCCGATGGCGACGAAGCGGAGCGGCAAAACGGTGATGGCGGCCTGCGGGATCAGCCTGGTGTGGGCGTTGCAGGCCCGAGCTACGAGGCGCATTGCGGAGAGCAGGAAGGCGTTGCGGTCGCCCGAGGCCTCCAGGCCGGACAGGGCCTCGACCTCATGGCTCGGCGGCCCGTCGGGGAAGGCGGCGGCGAAGGCGGTGTCGTGGGAGAGGGTTTGGAGGAGGGTTTCGGTATCGCTCATCCGGGGAGCCTAGGGTCGCTTGGGCGGGATTGGCCAGTGGGGTTTGACGGAAGCTGGAAAAGGGCCTATGGAGCGGCTTCCTTCGTCCCCCGTCGTTCTGGCGGGGCCGAATCGCGTGGGAGGGGCGGCG encodes:
- a CDS encoding LysR family transcriptional regulator, coding for MDINLIRTFLEVAATGSFVNASERLFVTQSAVSLRIQRLEDSLGKPLFTRSKAGAELTPAGREFERYALSLIKIWEEARQQIGVPEGYSKSITVGAQYSLWPRLGFRWLDRMQADMPTLNVRAELGMPDRLTRFLVEGVVQAALMYTPQLRPGLSARLVMEEDLVLVASWEAEMEDIAKDYVFVDWGPEFVHAHALELPDLTNPGITLSLGAMAADYIAQRHKAAYLPARYIKRFLDEGRLHLVPNAPTFPYPVWVIWRDDLDDDIHAVAEAALVAVTTQLDADQDAVLETLAGMNNGQGVGILGNH
- a CDS encoding DUF481 domain-containing protein, with translation MEKATKLGAGIVTLVAALSATSAFAQDLVGGTSVAAERNEDLIEAIEDDAERDIDRFGNEGRPQGFTGSFALRGIASSGNTDSLDLGVGTDLGYVWGQNGLELNLSYAYGEDEGVKTEESMFYGLEYTRDFTPNTFGFAKVQGSVDEFSSYKTDTFASFGVGYRIFNDDTRQWSIQAGPGYRFAELNDLTSGDVDEAAFGISSDYAHKLTETLYLTMDTDVITSESDTVVFNDLALSVAVSKALALRTSVLTEYHSDPLPGFDDTDNTFGVSLVYSFN
- a CDS encoding sulfotransferase domain-containing protein, whose translation is MTERRLYLGPLTDSRRWEAVAIRPDDVIVVTPPKCGTTWMQTIIALLLSGDPEVETELSIRMPWVDIRLRDLAEVAARLEGMAHRRSMKSHTPIDGLPLDDRAQYIAVFRHPLDAHFSFRAHLHNTPLRWFDHWYPEPDPEGVTFRRFLDGGPEGFDADAMPLAHILRHYEAARAVADRPNVALFHYADMQRDLAGTFARVAGLLGVSHSEEVMARLVRQATFDNMKANAERFCPSGGKGFFRSDAGFFDSGTSGKWQGVLTEAELAAYDARMEAELAPGARAWLEFGDGDGDGDGDGDGDSDGEAGTAAR
- a CDS encoding TSUP family transporter — protein: MAFDITQLLPPLLPWLVCALAVICGTVIQKLAGAGFGMIAAPTMTIVAPEWVPGTILLLGMLSGVGSFLGTRDAVVRADLPPGFAGRLLGAVFAAFIATAVVGTALLPVIIALVVLLAVALTLAGLSIAITPKTLFGAGVAAGVMGTLTGIGAPPMALLYSGVEARRSAATQNAFFGFGMIVSIGALALAGLMRAPQIALAASLGPLVPLTLLAVRPLVARFERGSIRPWALGLATLSALVLLMKAL
- the greA gene encoding transcription elongation factor GreA, whose product is MDKIPMTRAGHTALDTELKKLKSVERPAIIKAIAEAREHGDLSENAEYHSAKEKQSFIEGRIKEIEGVLSLAEVIDPARLSGPIKFGATVTVVDEDTEEEKTWQIVGEHEADIERGLLNIKSPIARALIGKDEGDSVEVRTPGGEKSYEVLSVKYV
- a CDS encoding YncE family protein: MKRILAALALSTSLALPAAANLPSGGLGGFSLSPDGATLLAGGDNRVIYVIDTATFEVKDRIWSPSMPVWMDHSADGSLVYVLDSDDVLTAYAAADMSKKWAIDRVRDMVFRPEANRIVQWRGASGGTEITVIDAASGAQTKTIATPEGTNIDSAGLSDDGAMLYAITRQDKTEEETKEQPGDDVKGLDKEIFRKKHDGYMAQLLTVDLEAGTTAATPSWYSASNFDDVRKVGEQVFYLKPGSDPMVADAAGEVTMLDLQRANGDYVEISPDATEIVAGDGGKVSFIPVTGGAPLTIGVEDLPGWFEKTQGFEYLPDGRVVAVTDGWRIVVIDRAAGSATAYPVY
- the secE gene encoding preprotein translocase subunit SecE, with the translated sequence MARANPLQFIQQVRTEVGKVVWPTRREVVLTTVMVFIMAILTGAFFFLVDWLIRSGLTTILGLFG
- the nusG gene encoding transcription termination/antitermination protein NusG, with amino-acid sequence MAKRWYSVAVLSNFEKKVAEQIRTDAEAAGLTGEIEEVLVPTEEVIEVRRGKKVTAERRFMPGYVLVRMDMSDAGYHLITSINRVTGFLGPQGRPMPMRDAEVEAILGRVEESDAAPRSLITFEVGENVNVTDGPFEGFSGNVEEVDDDNQRLKVTVSIFGRATPVELEFTQVTKQA